One region of Limisphaera ngatamarikiensis genomic DNA includes:
- a CDS encoding methylated-DNA--[protein]-cysteine S-methyltransferase, producing the protein MNRATLVERMRNRSERREAIAGWVGPLPVETDQGCFWAWYSDCGLMALAFPDQAPAPPFEGAVPACVRRWHAQTERAVRAVLAGRTPPVCPPLDWRGATPFQREVWRTLLQIPRGEVRTYGDVARAVGRAGGARAVGRACASNPIPLLVPCHRVIGAGGSLGGFSAGSGWKRKLLALEGAAGIRL; encoded by the coding sequence TTGAATCGAGCAACCTTGGTCGAACGGATGCGAAACCGCAGCGAAAGGCGTGAAGCTATTGCCGGTTGGGTGGGCCCCCTGCCCGTGGAAACGGATCAGGGTTGTTTTTGGGCGTGGTATTCGGATTGCGGGTTGATGGCGCTGGCATTCCCGGATCAGGCGCCAGCACCGCCGTTTGAGGGGGCTGTTCCGGCCTGCGTGCGACGCTGGCACGCGCAGACGGAACGGGCTGTGCGGGCGGTGCTGGCCGGTCGGACCCCGCCGGTGTGTCCGCCGTTGGACTGGCGGGGTGCGACGCCCTTCCAACGCGAGGTGTGGCGGACGCTGTTGCAAATCCCGCGCGGCGAGGTGCGCACCTACGGCGATGTGGCGCGTGCGGTGGGGCGGGCCGGTGGGGCTCGAGCCGTGGGCCGCGCCTGCGCGAGCAATCCCATTCCGTTGTTGGTCCCCTGTCACCGGGTGATTGGAGCCGGAGGAAGTCTGGGCGGCTTCAGCGCCGGGTCGGGCTGGAAACGCAAACTATTGGCCCTCGAAGGGGCAGCCGGCATCCGGTTGTAA
- the aceE gene encoding pyruvate dehydrogenase (acetyl-transferring), homodimeric type — MKTPDKVQVASAVAAIGRPRQWYESLDTVVEKALQPYGPEVAGRFLQSLTRRLIPPGQGGFRPVSTPYINTIPPEEQPAFPGDRELERRIKSIVRWNAMAMVVQANTRTNVGGHISSFASSATLYEVAFNHFLRGPTEDFVGDLVFFQGHSAPGIYARAFLEGRLTETQLRNFRQELAPGGGLSSYPHPYLMPDFWQFPTVSMGLGPIVSIYTARFIRYLRDRGLFKGEEPKVVCFVGDGETDEPETLGSITLASREQLDNLVWVVNCNLQRLDGPVRGNGKIIQELEAVFSGAGWNVIKVIWGSDWDPLLAADKSGLLLKRMEEAVDGDYQKYSVEPGSYTRKHFFGKYPELLELVNHLTDDQIRKLMRGGHDPVKVYAAYAAAWAHKGQPTVILAKTIKGYGLGEAGEGRNITHQQKKLNEKELREFRTRFGIPISDEEIAEMPFYRPPEDSPEMRYLRERRRALGGFLPQRRVVPQTLPVPPREFFAEFFKGSGNLEVSSTMAFVRILTLLLRHKEIGPRIVPIIPDEARTFGLDALFREVGIYSSKGQLYEPVDKKSLLYYLEKKDGQILEEGITEAGAMSSFIAAGTSYANLRLPMIPFYIYYSMFGFQRVGDLMWLAGDIRARGFLLGATYGRTTLNGEGLQHQDGHSLLLASTIPTLLAYDPAFAYELAIIIADGLRRMYVDQQDVFYFITLYNENMQMPPMPPGVEEGILRGLYKFKPGPDGLKLKAHILGSGTLIRSALRAQEILAERYGVSADVWSATSYKALRNDALRCERWNMLHPTQPPRKPYVVQLLEKEQGPFVAVSDNMKMVPDQIAPWVPGGLTTLGTDGFGRSDTRPRLRRFFEVDAECTVIATLWALAKQGRVKPSLVAQAIKDLDVDPEKAHPEIV, encoded by the coding sequence GTGAAAACGCCAGACAAAGTTCAGGTTGCCTCTGCGGTGGCCGCGATCGGCCGGCCCCGGCAATGGTACGAGTCGCTGGATACGGTGGTGGAGAAGGCCCTGCAACCTTACGGACCCGAGGTGGCGGGGCGGTTTCTCCAGAGTCTGACCCGACGGCTCATTCCGCCCGGTCAGGGCGGGTTCCGCCCCGTCAGCACGCCGTACATCAATACCATTCCGCCGGAGGAACAGCCGGCATTTCCCGGGGACCGTGAACTGGAACGGCGCATCAAGAGCATTGTGCGCTGGAACGCGATGGCGATGGTGGTGCAGGCCAACACGCGGACCAACGTGGGCGGCCACATTTCCAGCTTCGCCTCCAGTGCCACGCTGTATGAAGTGGCGTTCAACCATTTCCTGCGCGGGCCGACCGAGGATTTTGTGGGCGACCTTGTCTTTTTCCAGGGCCATTCCGCGCCCGGCATTTACGCCCGTGCGTTCCTGGAAGGGCGATTGACCGAAACGCAGTTGCGGAACTTCCGCCAGGAACTGGCCCCTGGCGGCGGCTTGTCCTCGTATCCGCATCCCTACTTGATGCCGGATTTCTGGCAGTTCCCCACCGTCTCCATGGGACTGGGGCCCATCGTGTCCATCTACACCGCCCGGTTCATCCGGTACCTGCGGGATCGCGGCCTGTTCAAGGGCGAGGAACCCAAGGTGGTGTGCTTCGTGGGCGACGGTGAAACGGACGAGCCCGAAACACTCGGCTCCATCACCCTGGCTTCCCGCGAGCAGTTGGACAACCTCGTCTGGGTGGTCAATTGCAATCTCCAACGCCTGGACGGCCCGGTCCGGGGCAACGGCAAGATCATCCAGGAACTGGAAGCGGTCTTTTCCGGCGCGGGTTGGAACGTCATCAAGGTCATTTGGGGATCGGATTGGGATCCCCTGTTGGCAGCGGACAAGTCGGGCCTGCTGCTCAAACGCATGGAAGAGGCCGTGGACGGGGATTACCAGAAGTACTCCGTCGAACCGGGCAGTTACACGCGGAAACATTTCTTCGGCAAGTACCCGGAGCTGCTCGAGCTGGTGAATCATTTGACCGACGACCAAATCCGCAAGCTCATGCGCGGCGGACACGATCCGGTGAAGGTCTACGCCGCGTACGCCGCCGCCTGGGCCCACAAAGGCCAGCCCACCGTCATCCTGGCCAAGACCATCAAGGGCTACGGGTTGGGCGAGGCCGGCGAAGGCCGCAACATCACCCACCAGCAAAAGAAACTGAACGAGAAGGAACTGCGTGAGTTCCGGACCCGCTTTGGCATCCCCATCAGCGACGAGGAAATCGCCGAAATGCCGTTTTACCGGCCGCCGGAGGACAGTCCGGAGATGCGCTACTTGCGGGAACGACGCCGGGCCCTGGGCGGTTTCCTGCCCCAGCGGCGCGTGGTGCCGCAAACGCTGCCCGTGCCCCCGCGGGAATTCTTCGCCGAATTCTTCAAGGGCTCCGGAAACCTGGAGGTCTCCTCGACGATGGCCTTCGTGCGGATCCTCACCCTCCTGCTCCGGCACAAGGAGATCGGTCCCAGGATCGTGCCGATCATTCCGGACGAGGCGCGGACCTTCGGGTTGGACGCCCTGTTCCGCGAGGTGGGCATCTACTCGTCGAAGGGGCAGCTCTACGAGCCGGTGGACAAGAAATCGCTCCTCTACTACCTGGAGAAAAAGGACGGGCAGATCCTGGAGGAGGGCATCACCGAGGCCGGAGCCATGTCCTCGTTCATCGCAGCCGGCACTTCCTACGCCAATCTCCGGCTGCCGATGATCCCCTTCTACATCTACTACTCCATGTTCGGGTTCCAGCGCGTGGGGGATTTGATGTGGCTGGCCGGCGACATTCGGGCGCGCGGGTTCCTGTTGGGCGCCACGTACGGTCGGACCACCCTGAATGGCGAAGGACTCCAGCACCAGGACGGTCACAGCCTCCTGTTGGCCAGCACCATCCCCACGCTGCTGGCTTATGACCCCGCCTTCGCCTACGAACTGGCCATCATCATCGCTGACGGACTCCGGCGAATGTACGTGGACCAGCAGGACGTGTTCTACTTCATCACCCTCTACAACGAGAACATGCAGATGCCGCCCATGCCGCCCGGGGTCGAGGAGGGCATCCTGCGCGGTCTGTACAAGTTCAAGCCCGGCCCGGACGGCCTGAAACTCAAGGCCCACATCCTCGGCAGCGGCACGCTCATCCGTTCGGCCCTGCGCGCGCAGGAGATCCTGGCCGAACGTTACGGTGTCTCGGCCGACGTCTGGAGCGCCACCAGTTACAAGGCCCTGCGCAACGACGCCCTGCGCTGCGAACGCTGGAATATGCTCCACCCGACCCAGCCTCCCCGGAAACCCTACGTGGTGCAGCTGCTCGAAAAGGAACAGGGGCCCTTCGTCGCCGTGTCCGACAACATGAAAATGGTGCCCGACCAGATTGCCCCGTGGGTTCCGGGCGGACTCACCACCCTGGGCACGGACGGTTTCGGCCGCAGCGACACCCGGCCGCGCCTGCGCCGGTTCTTCGAAGTGGACGCCGAGTGCACGGTCATCGCCACGCTGTGGGCCCTGGCCAAACAGGGCAGGGTCAAACCCTCCCTCGTCGCCCAAGCCATCAAAGACCTGGACGTGGACCCGGAAAAGGCCCATCCAGAAATCGTGTAG
- a CDS encoding lipoyl protein ligase domain-containing protein, whose protein sequence is MKLLEWTLPAPEANLAADEALLDWCEARAETGCTEEYLRFWMPDRPFVVVGYGQQVEREVDLAACRRLGIPVLRRCSGGGTVLQAPGCLNYTLILRIDPAGPTRSVPTTNRYILERHRTALTALLGRNSPPVQLQGETDLTLGGRKFSGNAQRRRRHCLLFHGTFLLQIPLDLMTAVLKMPSRQPDYRQGRSHADFLTTLPLTAEAVRQALVHIWSAHQTGTPPPADAIAHLIQTRYSQPDWIFRTTAPVPTTPAEIPPAPG, encoded by the coding sequence GTGAAACTCCTGGAATGGACATTGCCCGCGCCGGAGGCCAATCTGGCCGCCGACGAAGCCCTGCTGGACTGGTGCGAAGCCCGAGCCGAGACGGGCTGCACCGAGGAATACCTGCGTTTCTGGATGCCGGACCGACCCTTTGTGGTCGTCGGCTACGGCCAACAGGTTGAACGGGAGGTGGACCTTGCGGCCTGTCGGCGGTTGGGGATCCCGGTGCTGCGGCGCTGTTCCGGCGGGGGCACCGTGCTCCAGGCACCCGGCTGCCTGAACTACACCCTGATCCTGCGCATCGACCCGGCCGGCCCGACCCGATCCGTCCCCACCACCAACCGCTACATCCTCGAACGCCATCGCACCGCGCTGACCGCCCTTCTCGGCCGCAACTCCCCGCCGGTCCAACTCCAGGGCGAAACGGATTTAACCCTCGGCGGACGCAAATTCTCCGGTAACGCCCAGCGACGACGCCGGCATTGCCTCCTGTTCCACGGCACCTTCCTGCTGCAGATTCCCCTGGACCTGATGACCGCCGTCCTGAAAATGCCGTCGCGGCAGCCGGACTACCGCCAGGGCCGATCCCATGCGGACTTTCTCACCACCCTGCCCCTGACCGCCGAAGCGGTCCGCCAGGCACTCGTCCACATCTGGTCCGCCCACCAAACCGGAACACCGCCCCCGGCCGACGCCATCGCCCACCTCATCCAAACCCGCTACTCCCAACCCGACTGGATCTTCCGCACCACCGCCCCCGTCCCAACAACTCCCGCCGAAATTCCGCCCGCGCCGGGTTGA
- a CDS encoding sodium:solute symporter: protein MNEAGLPAVDLVVLALYLAGMLWLGFGFGRRVTGSDHFMRAGGRVPGWAVGLSIFGTYVSSISFLALPGKAVAENWNPLVFSLSLPLAAWVAARWFVPFYRREGEVSAYHHLESRFGPWARTYAALCYILTQLARMGTILYLVALALAPLTGWSVPALILLTGVITLVYAWLGGIEAVVWADVIQSVVLLAGAVACAILLVVQLPGGVRQLCEVAAEHDKFSLGSFRFTVSEPTFWVVLVYGLFINLQNFGIDQNYVQRYAVAASEGAARRSVWLSAWLYLPTSALFLWIGTALFVRYTVQPELWTGAVPWTEKPDTVFPYFLRTGLPPGVTGLVVAALFAAAQSTLSSSINGCATLTLCDGYRRYVRPRATEAESLRVLRGATLFYGLAGIGVALAMTRVRTALDAWWELASVFSGGMLGLFLLGQIARRSRRPAALSGVLAGVVVIGWISLSRYLPGEWSGWRSPLHPFLAVVVGTLTILCVGLLCGRRRGTAGLPG from the coding sequence ATGAACGAGGCTGGATTACCGGCGGTGGATCTGGTGGTGCTGGCGTTGTACCTGGCCGGCATGTTGTGGCTCGGCTTTGGCTTTGGGCGGCGGGTGACCGGGAGCGACCATTTCATGCGGGCGGGCGGGCGCGTGCCGGGTTGGGCGGTGGGACTCTCCATTTTCGGGACGTACGTCTCGAGCATCAGTTTTCTGGCGTTGCCGGGCAAGGCCGTGGCAGAAAACTGGAATCCGTTGGTGTTCAGCCTGAGTCTGCCGCTGGCGGCCTGGGTGGCCGCGCGCTGGTTTGTGCCGTTTTATCGTCGTGAGGGCGAAGTCTCCGCCTACCATCACCTGGAGAGCCGGTTCGGTCCGTGGGCGCGGACGTATGCGGCGCTCTGTTACATCCTGACCCAGCTGGCGCGGATGGGCACGATTCTGTATCTGGTGGCGCTGGCCCTGGCTCCGTTGACGGGGTGGAGCGTGCCGGCATTGATCCTGCTGACCGGGGTGATCACGCTGGTTTATGCCTGGCTGGGCGGGATTGAGGCGGTGGTTTGGGCGGATGTGATTCAGAGCGTGGTGTTGCTGGCCGGGGCGGTTGCCTGTGCGATCCTTCTGGTGGTGCAACTGCCCGGCGGGGTGCGCCAGTTGTGCGAGGTGGCGGCCGAGCACGACAAGTTCAGCCTCGGCAGTTTCCGATTCACGGTATCGGAGCCGACCTTCTGGGTGGTGCTGGTCTACGGTCTGTTCATCAACCTGCAGAACTTTGGGATCGACCAGAACTATGTGCAACGCTATGCGGTGGCGGCATCGGAAGGCGCGGCGCGTCGCAGCGTGTGGTTGAGCGCGTGGCTTTACCTGCCCACCTCGGCGCTGTTCCTGTGGATCGGCACGGCGTTGTTTGTCCGGTACACGGTGCAACCGGAGTTGTGGACGGGTGCGGTGCCCTGGACGGAAAAGCCGGACACGGTGTTTCCGTATTTCCTGCGGACGGGTTTGCCCCCGGGCGTGACCGGGTTGGTGGTGGCGGCGCTGTTCGCGGCGGCGCAATCCACCCTGTCCAGTTCCATCAACGGTTGCGCAACCCTGACGTTGTGCGACGGGTACCGGCGGTACGTGCGGCCCCGGGCAACGGAAGCGGAATCGTTGCGGGTGCTGCGGGGTGCGACACTGTTCTACGGGTTGGCCGGGATCGGCGTGGCCCTGGCCATGACGCGGGTGCGAACCGCGCTGGATGCGTGGTGGGAACTGGCCAGTGTGTTCAGTGGCGGGATGTTGGGTCTGTTTTTGCTGGGGCAAATTGCGCGGCGCTCGCGTCGGCCGGCGGCGCTGAGTGGTGTGCTGGCCGGCGTGGTGGTGATCGGCTGGATCAGTCTGTCGCGATATCTGCCCGGGGAGTGGTCGGGCTGGCGCAGCCCCTTGCACCCGTTTCTGGCGGTGGTGGTGGGGACGTTGACCATCCTGTGCGTGGGGTTGTTGTGCGGCCGGCGAAGGGGTACAGCAGGGTTACCGGGCTGA
- a CDS encoding dihydrodipicolinate synthase family protein — translation MKGSVWQPVEGIIPPLVTPLSGPDELDHAGLERLLERVLQGGVHAVFILGTSGEAPSLSYRLRRELVRRVCQQVNGRVPVWVGITDTAMAEAVALGRLAAEAGAAALVTAPPYYFPAGQPELIHFIRLLVAELPLPLILYNMPQMTKVRFEPDTLAVLMELEKVVGLKDSSGDLDYFRRAVELARRRADWRVWMGPEEWLAEALELGGHGGVNGGAQIVPEWFVGLFEAHRKGDMPRVMELRSRIRELGRIYTVGRHASAVVKGLKCALALLGVCRDDMAPPFESFRAPEREKVRAILAGLGLLDATVRAGSGQG, via the coding sequence ATGAAAGGTTCGGTTTGGCAACCGGTTGAGGGGATCATCCCGCCGCTGGTCACACCGTTGTCGGGGCCCGACGAGCTCGACCATGCCGGGCTGGAGCGGTTGCTGGAGCGGGTGTTGCAGGGCGGGGTTCACGCCGTCTTCATCTTGGGCACCAGCGGCGAGGCACCCAGCCTGAGCTATCGTCTGCGTCGGGAACTGGTGCGGCGCGTTTGCCAACAGGTCAACGGACGAGTGCCCGTCTGGGTGGGAATCACCGACACGGCCATGGCCGAGGCGGTGGCCCTGGGGCGCCTGGCGGCGGAGGCGGGCGCGGCCGCGCTCGTCACCGCGCCGCCCTATTATTTCCCGGCCGGCCAGCCCGAGCTGATCCATTTCATCCGGCTGCTGGTGGCCGAGCTACCCCTGCCGCTCATCCTTTACAACATGCCGCAGATGACCAAGGTCCGATTCGAACCCGACACGCTGGCCGTGCTGATGGAGCTGGAGAAGGTCGTGGGCCTGAAGGACAGCTCGGGGGATCTCGATTATTTCCGCCGGGCGGTGGAGCTGGCGCGGCGCCGGGCGGATTGGCGGGTGTGGATGGGGCCGGAGGAATGGCTGGCGGAGGCCCTGGAACTGGGCGGGCACGGCGGTGTGAACGGGGGCGCCCAGATCGTGCCGGAATGGTTTGTCGGGTTGTTCGAAGCCCATCGTAAGGGTGACATGCCGCGGGTGATGGAGTTGCGCTCGCGGATCCGGGAGCTGGGCCGGATTTACACGGTGGGCCGGCACGCCTCCGCCGTGGTGAAAGGGTTGAAATGCGCGCTGGCCCTGTTGGGGGTGTGCCGCGATGACATGGCTCCGCCGTTCGAAAGTTTCCGGGCTCCGGAACGGGAAAAGGTGCGCGCCATTCTGGCAGGGCTGGGTTTGTTGGACGCGACGGTGCGGGCGGGCTCCGGACAGGGCTGA
- a CDS encoding LamG-like jellyroll fold domain-containing protein yields the protein MPGKVGTGALWFHLSFIEVPPSPDLDFTGDFSIDAWIRVNDCGSSGSGNPAPILDKWDPITQTGFSFFVDQPSPGTGFLKLQLNNALFTSAASLPTSGAPLTNTGPWVNIGPWVHVAVTVDRTAGVGTFYINGSPAGSFVPPSGGITNALPLWIGEIRVPGLRCPIAIDELELFNRALTPQEVQALYAADSAGKCRCAMVSDGSIVCQTNGTFSYTATLGNGSSAVVTGIQLIAPAGITVTPASIPTTLSPGQSITGTVTLGGSNAVPGATVCLQVVLTTQGKIVCEVPHCITLPDCAGQPCFQPPSGMVAWWPLDDATNQTAVLELVGAHQGVTRNSAGTVTPIGTPGLWSLPGPALPGVLPVVVDPATIPPRGALLISSAYVEVPHHPALNIGSNGWTVTLWAWPSPGSGASQPLMEKFDVATTNGYSLYLEALGGGLFQLKLNLNGAIVAGPTLTASSTGSDWRFITARVSAAGQVELGVCDMAGNCTNSPAVTVSNFVTTDTAPLWLGRSLALTGGGAVLYAVRVALDEVEMFDRALTASELQSIYHAEVAGGRKCEPSSGVTELCVVKFEDLNGDGVQDTGEPGLPGWSFVVSPAPLGLGTNVVTTLSGGGICFGVSAPGTYTIAELGQPGWTPTTLSTQVVTVVPGQPVQLIFGNQRTGLVEICGMKFWDADGDGQLGTGEPGLANWVIEVRDGSGNVVAQAVTDTNGQYCVAVPPGTYTVSEQQQSGWVATTPASVTVTVPPAVLNVNFGNRRAVGEVCVLKFHDLNQNGVRDAGEPALPGWTIQIKDSAGNVIQSIVTATNPVCVSVPSGLYQVSEVLPPPIGVWLPWTPTVPPSGTYSNVTVLPGQSVTLMFGNRKMIKVFNPVLVPSPLRVILRMTAEPGEWYQLQYSETLGEGAVWRDWGDPVQATEPEVRFEVPVTSDQRQLYFRGIEKKDILRGF from the coding sequence ATGCCTGGCAAGGTTGGAACCGGGGCTTTGTGGTTCCACCTTAGCTTCATTGAGGTGCCCCCCAGCCCGGATCTCGATTTCACTGGCGACTTTTCCATTGATGCCTGGATACGAGTGAACGACTGTGGATCGTCTGGAAGTGGTAATCCTGCACCGATCCTAGATAAATGGGACCCGATTACTCAAACAGGCTTCTCGTTTTTCGTGGATCAACCTTCGCCGGGCACCGGATTTTTGAAGTTGCAGCTCAACAATGCACTCTTCACGAGCGCGGCATCACTACCAACAAGTGGGGCTCCCTTAACCAATACCGGTCCTTGGGTCAATATCGGCCCGTGGGTTCACGTGGCGGTTACGGTGGATCGCACGGCGGGCGTGGGCACCTTCTACATCAACGGGTCCCCTGCCGGGAGTTTTGTGCCACCGTCCGGCGGGATCACGAATGCCCTGCCCCTGTGGATTGGCGAGATCCGTGTGCCCGGCCTTCGGTGTCCGATTGCCATTGACGAGTTGGAGTTGTTCAACCGCGCGCTGACCCCGCAGGAGGTGCAGGCATTGTATGCGGCCGATTCGGCTGGCAAATGCCGGTGTGCCATGGTCTCCGACGGCTCGATCGTGTGTCAGACCAATGGCACGTTCAGTTACACCGCCACGCTGGGCAACGGTTCGAGCGCGGTTGTGACGGGAATTCAGCTCATCGCACCGGCCGGGATCACCGTCACGCCGGCATCCATTCCCACCACCCTGTCGCCGGGCCAATCCATTACGGGCACGGTGACGCTGGGCGGATCCAACGCCGTGCCGGGTGCGACGGTCTGTCTGCAAGTGGTTCTGACGACCCAGGGGAAGATCGTGTGCGAGGTCCCCCATTGCATCACCTTGCCCGACTGCGCCGGGCAACCCTGCTTTCAGCCACCATCCGGCATGGTTGCCTGGTGGCCTCTGGACGACGCCACCAATCAAACCGCGGTCCTGGAACTGGTCGGAGCGCACCAGGGTGTGACGCGCAACAGCGCGGGAACGGTCACGCCCATTGGAACGCCGGGGCTGTGGTCGCTGCCGGGACCCGCTCTTCCCGGGGTGCTGCCGGTGGTGGTGGATCCCGCCACCATTCCGCCCCGTGGTGCCCTGCTGATTTCCTCGGCCTATGTTGAAGTGCCCCATCATCCCGCGCTGAACATCGGGAGCAATGGGTGGACGGTCACGTTGTGGGCCTGGCCCTCGCCGGGAAGCGGGGCGTCCCAACCCCTGATGGAAAAGTTCGATGTAGCCACCACCAACGGCTACTCCCTCTACTTGGAGGCGCTTGGCGGCGGTCTGTTTCAACTGAAGCTGAATTTGAACGGTGCGATCGTGGCGGGACCGACCCTCACGGCGAGCTCCACCGGCTCGGATTGGCGCTTTATCACGGCGCGCGTGTCGGCCGCCGGCCAGGTGGAACTGGGCGTTTGTGACATGGCCGGCAACTGCACCAACAGCCCGGCCGTGACCGTAAGCAACTTCGTGACGACCGACACAGCGCCCTTGTGGCTGGGGCGGAGCCTGGCCTTGACCGGAGGTGGTGCCGTGTTATACGCGGTGCGCGTAGCCCTGGATGAAGTGGAGATGTTCGACCGGGCCCTTACCGCGTCGGAGTTGCAGTCCATCTACCACGCTGAAGTCGCAGGGGGTCGGAAGTGTGAGCCGTCTTCGGGCGTGACCGAGCTTTGCGTGGTGAAGTTCGAGGATTTGAATGGCGATGGAGTGCAGGATACCGGTGAACCGGGCCTGCCCGGCTGGTCCTTTGTGGTGAGTCCAGCCCCCTTGGGACTGGGCACCAACGTCGTAACGACCCTGAGTGGCGGCGGCATCTGCTTCGGGGTGTCGGCGCCGGGCACGTACACGATTGCCGAACTGGGGCAACCGGGCTGGACGCCGACGACGTTGAGCACGCAGGTGGTGACGGTGGTGCCGGGGCAACCGGTCCAGCTGATCTTTGGGAACCAGCGGACGGGCTTGGTGGAGATTTGTGGGATGAAATTCTGGGATGCGGACGGCGATGGCCAGCTGGGCACTGGAGAGCCGGGGCTGGCGAATTGGGTGATTGAGGTTCGGGATGGCAGTGGCAACGTGGTGGCTCAGGCGGTTACGGATACGAACGGGCAGTATTGCGTTGCGGTGCCGCCGGGGACCTACACGGTGAGCGAACAGCAGCAGAGCGGCTGGGTGGCGACCACGCCGGCCTCGGTGACGGTGACGGTTCCGCCGGCTGTTTTGAACGTGAATTTTGGCAATCGCCGTGCGGTGGGAGAGGTTTGTGTGCTGAAGTTCCATGACCTGAACCAGAACGGGGTGCGGGATGCCGGTGAACCGGCCCTGCCGGGCTGGACCATTCAGATCAAGGATTCGGCCGGGAACGTGATCCAGAGCATCGTGACCGCGACGAACCCGGTGTGTGTGTCGGTGCCTTCGGGCTTGTATCAGGTCTCGGAAGTTCTGCCGCCGCCGATCGGTGTTTGGTTGCCGTGGACGCCCACCGTACCCCCTTCCGGCACTTACTCCAACGTCACGGTTCTGCCCGGACAAAGCGTCACGCTGATGTTCGGAAACCGCAAAATGATCAAGGTGTTCAATCCCGTACTGGTCCCGAGCCCACTCCGTGTGATCCTGCGGATGACTGCCGAACCGGGTGAGTGGTATCAACTGCAGTATAGTGAGACCCTCGGTGAAGGGGCGGTCTGGCGGGATTGGGGTGACCCGGTGCAGGCCACCGAACCTGAAGTCCGGTTCGAAGTGCCCGTGACTTCGGACCAGCGCCAGCTGTACTTCAGGGGGATCGAGAAGAAGGACATTCTTCGCGGTTTCTAA